In Paraburkholderia sprentiae WSM5005, a genomic segment contains:
- a CDS encoding transglutaminase family protein, whose amino-acid sequence MSIRVALHHVTHYRYDRLVTLSPQVVRLRPAPHCRTPILSYSMRVEPARHFINWQQDAFANYQARLVFPEQTREFKVSVDLIAEMAVYNPFDFFLEPCAEQYPFDYAPELAAELAPYCVKRPMTPRFAEFVASIDRTPAGTANFLVALNQRVQHEIRYLIRMEPGVQTPEQTLTNASGSCRDSGWLLVETLRQLGFAARFVSGYLLQLAADVRSIDGPSGTEVDFTDLHAWCEVYLPGAGWIGLDPTSGLLAGEGHIPVACTPEPGSAAPIAGAVDESEVEFGHTMSIERVLESPRVTKPYSEAAWHDVLKMGARVDDELADMDVRLTMGGEPTFVSVRDRDAPEWNTDALGPTKRSYAVALIDRLRERYGANGFLHIGQGKWYPGEQLPRWAMSLYWRADGEPCWHNPALFADEREPGRYTAADAQRFIAHLAGKLSLDADCIQPGYEDTWYYLWRERRLPVNVDPFDARLDDELERTRLRRVFDAGLASPSGYVLPIGRERAAPGLAPTWITGPWFFRDGRMYLIPGDSPMGYRLPLDSLPWVSKTDYPYQHAHDPFAPPQPLRTAAQLRVQYEDGLDSGQIADEANSARRAAALSLSAADVLSGMPHGGMLAYAPPRGDESPPARGESSKDTLRTAVCVEARDPKRAAGPTAEADSFGSGRTLLHVFMPPLTDLDDYLDLLAAVEATAGELKMQIVLEGYPPPRDPRLKVLQLTPDPGVIEVNIHPAANWNELVDHTEYLYQSAAHSYLSSEKFMLDGRHTGTGGGNHLVLGGATPADSPFLRRPDLLASLIAYWHNHPSLSYLFSGLFIGPTSQAPRIDEARNDQVYELEIAFAELQRQVDLLGGDDSGKLPPWLIDRALRNILIDVTGNTHRAEFCIDKLYSPDGPTGRLGLLELRGFEMPPHARMSLVQQLLLRALVARFWRTPYTQRLTRWGTELHDRFLLGTFVKMDFDDVLAELGEAGFAFDSAWFAPHFEFRFPLVGEMTLSGIDLTIRNALEPWHVTGEEGASGGTVRYVDSSVERLEVRVLGLNGNRHVLSVNGVPVPLQPTGRVGEYVAGVRFRAWSQSSALHPTIGVHAPLTFDLVDTWSGRSLGGCQYHVAHPGGRTYQTFPVNAYEAESRRRSRFFASGHTPGPLAVGGAQRSLEFPFTLDLRHS is encoded by the coding sequence GTGTCCATACGCGTCGCGTTGCATCACGTTACTCATTACCGCTACGACAGGCTGGTGACGCTGTCGCCCCAGGTCGTGCGGCTACGGCCCGCGCCGCATTGTCGGACGCCGATCCTGTCTTACTCGATGCGCGTGGAGCCCGCGAGGCACTTCATCAACTGGCAGCAGGACGCGTTCGCCAACTATCAGGCGCGGCTCGTGTTTCCCGAGCAGACGCGCGAGTTCAAGGTCAGCGTCGATCTGATCGCCGAAATGGCCGTCTACAACCCGTTTGACTTTTTTCTGGAACCCTGCGCCGAGCAGTATCCGTTCGACTACGCGCCGGAGCTCGCGGCCGAGCTCGCGCCGTATTGCGTAAAGCGGCCGATGACGCCGCGCTTCGCCGAGTTCGTCGCGAGCATCGACCGCACGCCCGCCGGCACCGCGAACTTCCTCGTCGCGCTGAACCAGCGGGTGCAACACGAGATCCGCTACCTGATCCGGATGGAGCCCGGCGTGCAGACGCCCGAGCAAACGCTGACCAACGCGTCCGGCTCGTGCCGCGATTCCGGCTGGCTGCTCGTCGAGACGCTGCGGCAGCTCGGCTTCGCGGCGCGCTTCGTGTCGGGCTATCTACTGCAGCTCGCAGCCGACGTCAGGTCGATCGACGGCCCGAGCGGCACCGAAGTCGACTTCACCGACCTGCACGCATGGTGCGAGGTCTATCTGCCCGGCGCGGGCTGGATCGGGCTCGACCCGACCTCGGGGCTGCTCGCGGGCGAAGGGCATATACCGGTCGCGTGCACACCCGAGCCGGGCAGCGCGGCGCCGATCGCGGGCGCGGTCGACGAATCCGAGGTGGAGTTCGGACACACGATGTCCATCGAACGCGTGCTGGAGTCGCCGCGCGTCACCAAGCCTTACAGCGAAGCCGCGTGGCACGACGTGCTGAAGATGGGCGCGCGGGTCGACGATGAGCTCGCCGACATGGATGTGCGGCTGACCATGGGCGGCGAGCCGACCTTCGTGTCGGTGCGGGATCGCGACGCCCCTGAATGGAACACCGATGCGCTCGGACCCACCAAGCGCAGCTACGCGGTCGCGCTGATTGACCGGCTGCGCGAACGCTACGGCGCGAACGGTTTCCTGCATATCGGCCAGGGCAAGTGGTATCCGGGCGAGCAACTGCCACGCTGGGCGATGTCGTTGTACTGGCGTGCCGACGGCGAGCCGTGCTGGCACAACCCCGCGCTGTTCGCCGACGAACGCGAACCGGGTCGCTACACGGCCGCCGACGCGCAACGCTTCATCGCGCATCTGGCCGGGAAGCTGTCGCTCGACGCGGACTGCATTCAGCCCGGCTACGAGGACACCTGGTACTACCTGTGGCGCGAGCGTCGCTTACCGGTCAACGTCGATCCGTTCGACGCGCGCCTCGACGACGAGCTCGAACGCACGCGGCTGCGTCGCGTGTTCGACGCGGGGCTCGCGAGCCCGTCCGGCTACGTGCTGCCGATCGGCCGCGAGCGCGCCGCGCCGGGCCTCGCGCCGACGTGGATCACGGGACCCTGGTTCTTCCGCGACGGGCGCATGTACCTGATTCCGGGCGATTCGCCGATGGGCTATCGGCTGCCGCTCGATTCGCTGCCCTGGGTGTCGAAGACCGACTATCCCTATCAGCACGCGCACGATCCATTCGCGCCGCCGCAGCCATTGCGCACGGCCGCGCAGTTGCGTGTGCAATATGAAGATGGCCTCGACAGCGGGCAGATCGCCGATGAAGCGAACAGCGCGCGGCGGGCGGCCGCGCTGTCGCTGTCGGCGGCGGATGTGCTGAGCGGCATGCCGCACGGCGGCATGCTCGCGTATGCGCCGCCGCGCGGTGACGAATCGCCGCCGGCGCGAGGCGAATCGTCGAAGGACACGCTCCGTACCGCGGTGTGCGTCGAGGCGCGCGATCCGAAGCGCGCGGCGGGCCCGACAGCCGAAGCCGATTCGTTCGGCAGCGGCCGCACGCTGCTTCACGTATTCATGCCGCCGCTGACCGATCTCGACGACTACCTCGACCTGCTCGCCGCGGTCGAAGCGACGGCCGGCGAGCTGAAGATGCAGATCGTGCTCGAAGGCTATCCGCCGCCGCGCGACCCGCGTCTGAAAGTGCTGCAGCTCACGCCGGACCCGGGCGTGATCGAAGTCAACATTCACCCGGCCGCGAACTGGAACGAACTCGTCGATCACACCGAGTACCTGTATCAGTCGGCCGCGCACAGCTATCTGAGCAGCGAGAAGTTCATGCTCGACGGGCGCCATACCGGCACCGGCGGTGGCAATCACCTGGTGCTCGGCGGCGCGACGCCGGCCGACAGCCCGTTCCTGCGCCGGCCCGATCTGCTTGCGAGCCTAATCGCGTACTGGCACAACCATCCGTCGCTGTCGTATTTGTTCTCGGGGCTCTTCATCGGACCGACGAGCCAGGCGCCGCGCATCGACGAAGCGCGCAATGATCAGGTCTATGAACTTGAAATCGCGTTCGCCGAATTGCAACGACAGGTCGATCTGCTCGGTGGCGACGACAGCGGCAAACTGCCGCCGTGGTTGATCGACCGCGCGCTGCGCAACATCCTGATCGACGTCACCGGCAACACCCATCGCGCCGAGTTCTGCATCGACAAGCTCTACTCACCCGACGGGCCGACCGGCCGTCTCGGCCTGCTGGAGCTGCGCGGCTTCGAGATGCCGCCGCACGCGCGCATGAGTCTCGTGCAGCAACTGCTGCTGCGCGCGCTGGTCGCGCGATTCTGGCGCACGCCCTACACGCAGCGCCTGACGCGCTGGGGCACCGAACTGCACGACCGCTTCCTGCTCGGCACCTTCGTGAAGATGGATTTCGACGACGTGCTCGCCGAGCTCGGCGAAGCCGGCTTCGCATTCGATAGCGCGTGGTTCGCGCCGCACTTCGAATTCCGTTTTCCGCTCGTCGGCGAGATGACGCTGAGCGGCATCGACCTGACGATCCGCAATGCGCTCGAACCATGGCACGTGACGGGCGAGGAGGGCGCCAGCGGCGGCACGGTGCGCTACGTCGATTCGTCGGTCGAGCGGCTCGAGGTGCGCGTGCTGGGCTTGAACGGCAATCGTCACGTGCTGAGCGTCAACGGCGTGCCGGTGCCGCTGCAGCCGACCGGCCGTGTCGGCGAGTACGTGGCTGGCGTGCGTTTTCGCGCGTGGTCGCAATCGTCGGCGCTGCATCCGACGATCGGCGTCCACGCGCCGCTGACGTTCGACCTTGTCGACACCTGGAGCGGCCGCTCGCTCGGCGGATGCCAGTATCATGTCGCTCATCCGGGCGGGCGCACCTATCAGACTTTCCCGGTCAACGCCTACGAGGCGGAAAGCCGGCGCCGCTCGCGCTTCTTTGCGTCGGGTCATACGCCCGGGCCGCTCGCCGTGGGCGGAGCGCAGCGCAGCCTCGAGTTTCCGTTCACGCTCGACCTGCGCCACAGTTGA
- a CDS encoding circularly permuted type 2 ATP-grasp protein — protein sequence MPADASSLLRLLPGHDGHWDELRDTSGALREPWRQFFALLDEGGVARLADHHASIARQIRDNDISYNVYADNGKARPWALDLLPFLISEAEWAHIERGVAQRAHLLNAIVADIYGPQTLLEHGQLPPALVFGHPGYLRSVKGFTPPGGQYLQVVALDLARTPGGEWNVIAHRTEAPSGLGYALENRLIVSTLLAEPFRSLRVRRLAPLYSQLIATLVRAAQATMRTEQRADASPHIALLTPGPYSETYFEHVFLARYLGVTLVEGKDLTVRGDRLYLKTLAGLERVHVVLRRLDDAFCDPVELRADSTIGVPGLLQVMRAGNVIVSNVPGSGFAESPPLHGFMPGIAEALLGEELVLPGVPTWWCGEQAAREHAFAHLDDAFIVPTWPLAGRDAPPGIEGGRQPLAAWRERIDASPDAFTIQQEQRFSCTPRYEAGTIGGRPSVLRVYAIADVNGGWHVMPGGFTRMAAERQTTVSMQHGGSSVDAWVLSSQPSSTFTLLPSPMQPADLTRKHRTVSSRAAENLFWAGRYGERAENNVRLLRLILGSLEGNDADAMFATLVELATWCGLVQPGDITSPHGPASPRTFERALVANLGDSAGSVSISQNLNCQARANGEVRGRLSNDHWRMILAARNDFQDALQVLLPAVGVGNGGAGAPSGGGAFDRYDRVTLANALEHLSVQLSAISGAQGDRMTRDEAWRLLFVGRHIERVATMAAFMRGVAANGQLATPAGFDLLLQMFDSTLTYRSLYPGRFEVPALLDLLVIEPHNPRGIYGVYERLRNKLDEIAIAAGSLRHRPFAELLPGVDLLPSLESLCEVDEHGSYARLIALCDQIGGFANAAAHEISARYFSHATTAASQVWV from the coding sequence ATGCCTGCGGACGCTTCGTCCCTGTTGCGGTTGCTGCCGGGTCATGACGGACATTGGGACGAGCTGCGCGATACGTCGGGCGCGCTGCGCGAGCCGTGGCGGCAGTTCTTCGCGCTGCTCGACGAAGGCGGCGTGGCCCGGCTCGCGGACCATCATGCGTCGATCGCGCGGCAGATCCGCGACAACGACATCAGCTACAACGTCTACGCGGACAACGGCAAGGCGCGGCCGTGGGCGCTCGACCTGCTGCCGTTCCTGATCAGCGAAGCCGAGTGGGCGCACATCGAGCGCGGCGTCGCGCAGCGCGCGCATCTGCTCAACGCGATCGTCGCCGATATCTACGGGCCGCAGACGCTGCTCGAACATGGGCAACTGCCGCCCGCGCTGGTGTTCGGCCATCCGGGCTATCTGCGCTCGGTGAAGGGCTTCACGCCGCCCGGCGGTCAATATCTGCAGGTCGTCGCGCTCGATCTCGCGCGCACACCGGGCGGCGAGTGGAACGTGATCGCACACCGCACGGAGGCGCCGTCGGGTCTCGGCTACGCGCTCGAGAACCGCCTGATCGTGTCGACGCTGCTCGCCGAGCCGTTCCGCTCGCTGCGCGTGCGCAGGCTCGCGCCGCTCTATTCGCAACTCATCGCGACGCTCGTGCGGGCCGCGCAAGCGACGATGCGCACCGAGCAGCGCGCTGACGCGTCGCCGCATATCGCACTGCTCACGCCGGGGCCGTACAGCGAAACCTATTTCGAGCACGTGTTTCTCGCACGCTATCTCGGCGTCACGCTGGTCGAAGGCAAGGACCTGACCGTGCGCGGCGATCGGCTCTATCTGAAGACATTGGCCGGGCTCGAACGCGTGCACGTCGTGCTGCGCCGTCTCGACGACGCGTTCTGCGACCCGGTCGAGTTGCGCGCCGATTCGACGATCGGTGTGCCGGGGCTGTTGCAGGTGATGCGCGCGGGCAACGTGATCGTGTCGAACGTGCCGGGTTCGGGGTTCGCCGAGTCGCCGCCGTTGCACGGTTTCATGCCGGGTATTGCCGAAGCGTTGCTCGGCGAAGAGCTGGTGCTGCCCGGCGTGCCGACCTGGTGGTGTGGCGAACAGGCCGCGCGCGAGCATGCGTTCGCGCATCTCGACGACGCCTTCATCGTGCCGACATGGCCGCTCGCGGGACGCGACGCGCCGCCCGGCATCGAGGGGGGCAGGCAGCCGCTCGCGGCATGGCGCGAGCGCATCGACGCGTCGCCCGACGCGTTCACGATCCAGCAGGAGCAGCGCTTTTCCTGCACGCCGCGCTACGAGGCGGGTACGATCGGCGGGCGGCCCTCGGTGCTGCGCGTGTATGCGATCGCCGACGTCAACGGCGGCTGGCACGTGATGCCGGGCGGTTTCACGCGCATGGCCGCCGAGCGGCAGACCACGGTATCGATGCAGCACGGCGGCAGCAGCGTCGATGCGTGGGTGCTGTCGAGCCAGCCAAGCTCGACGTTCACGCTGTTGCCTTCGCCGATGCAGCCCGCCGACCTTACGCGCAAGCATCGCACCGTATCGAGCCGCGCCGCGGAGAACCTGTTCTGGGCGGGCCGCTATGGCGAGCGCGCGGAAAACAACGTGCGGCTGCTGCGGCTGATTCTCGGCTCGCTCGAAGGCAACGACGCCGACGCGATGTTCGCGACGCTGGTCGAACTCGCGACATGGTGCGGCCTCGTGCAGCCGGGCGATATCACGTCGCCGCACGGGCCGGCATCGCCGCGGACCTTCGAGCGCGCGCTCGTCGCGAATCTCGGCGACAGCGCGGGCAGTGTCAGTATCAGCCAGAACCTCAATTGCCAGGCGCGCGCGAACGGCGAAGTGCGCGGGCGTTTGTCGAACGATCATTGGCGCATGATTCTCGCGGCGCGCAACGACTTTCAGGACGCGTTGCAGGTCTTGCTGCCAGCCGTGGGCGTGGGCAACGGCGGCGCGGGTGCCCCGAGCGGCGGCGGTGCGTTCGATCGCTACGACCGCGTGACGCTTGCGAATGCGCTCGAGCATCTGTCGGTGCAGCTATCGGCGATCAGCGGCGCGCAGGGCGACCGCATGACGCGCGATGAAGCGTGGCGGCTGCTGTTCGTCGGGCGTCATATCGAACGCGTCGCGACGATGGCCGCGTTCATGCGCGGCGTCGCCGCGAACGGGCAGCTTGCGACACCGGCAGGCTTCGATCTGCTGCTGCAAATGTTCGACAGTACGCTCACGTATCGTTCGCTGTATCCCGGGCGTTTCGAAGTGCCCGCGCTGCTCGACCTGCTCGTGATCGAGCCGCACAATCCGCGCGGCATTTATGGCGTGTACGAGCGGCTGCGCAACAAGCTGGACGAAATCGCCATCGCGGCGGGCAGCCTGCGGCATCGGCCGTTCGCGGAGCTGCTGCCGGGCGTCGACTTGTTGCCGTCGCTCGAATCGCTGTGCGAGGTCGACGAACACGGATCGTATGCCAGGCTGATTGCGCTATGCGATCAGATCGGCGGTTTCGCCAACGCGGCCGCGCATGAGATCAGCGCGCGCTATTTCAGTCACGCGACCACGGCCGCCTCCCAGGTGTGGGTATGA
- a CDS encoding transglutaminase family protein, translating to MKNAPTVLSVSHRTTYHYSTYVETAQHLATIRPLACPWQRVISRSERIEPEPSYRHSRIDAFGNDVLYFALDVPHERLQLVSETSVALTPRWTEFDAEGTPAWETVAETLRFRVGGAFRAEAEYCFASPNIALRPSLRAYALPSFTPGRPLVAGAIDLMHRIHEDFTYKPSATLFDTPAERAFELKSGVCQDFAQVMIGCLRSLGLPARYVSGYLRNDPPPGQPRLIGADASHAWVSVHCPASGWIDLDPTNDVLADLDHVTLAIGRDYSDVSLLRGTILGGGAHRMEVAVTVLEL from the coding sequence ATGAAGAACGCGCCGACGGTGCTGTCCGTTTCGCATCGCACTACCTACCATTATTCGACGTATGTCGAAACCGCGCAGCATCTGGCGACCATCCGGCCGCTCGCGTGTCCGTGGCAGCGTGTGATCTCGCGAAGCGAACGGATCGAGCCGGAGCCGTCGTACCGGCACAGCCGCATCGACGCATTCGGCAACGACGTGCTGTACTTCGCGCTCGATGTACCGCACGAGCGTCTGCAGCTCGTCAGCGAAACCTCGGTCGCGCTGACGCCGCGCTGGACCGAGTTCGACGCCGAGGGCACTCCGGCCTGGGAGACGGTGGCCGAGACGCTGCGGTTTCGCGTGGGCGGCGCGTTCCGTGCCGAGGCGGAGTATTGCTTCGCTTCGCCGAACATTGCGCTGCGGCCGTCGCTGCGCGCGTACGCGTTGCCGAGCTTCACGCCCGGTCGGCCGCTCGTCGCCGGCGCGATCGATCTGATGCATCGCATTCACGAGGACTTCACGTACAAGCCGTCGGCGACGCTGTTCGATACGCCGGCCGAACGCGCGTTTGAACTGAAGAGCGGCGTGTGTCAGGACTTTGCGCAGGTGATGATCGGCTGCTTGCGCTCGCTTGGTTTGCCCGCGCGCTACGTCAGCGGCTATCTGCGCAACGATCCGCCGCCAGGCCAGCCGCGCCTGATCGGCGCGGATGCATCGCATGCGTGGGTGTCGGTGCATTGTCCGGCGAGTGGCTGGATCGATCTCGATCCGACCAATGACGTGCTTGCCGATCTCGATCACGTGACGCTCGCGATTGGGCGCGATTACAGCGATGTATCGTTGCTGCGTGGGACGATTCTCGGCGGCGGCGCGCATCGGATGGAAGTGGCGGTGACGGTGCTGGAATTGTGA
- a CDS encoding LysR family transcriptional regulator: MKQNFTVRQGALDGIEVFLRVAEHRSFRGAAAELGVTPSAVSQAVRVLEARIGAALFTRTTRSVGLTEAGERFLARAKPAFEELVAASEVARGLGQRPSGLLRLSVPRAVVPILLEPLIASFCKANPEVEVEVAAGKELIDLAAEGFDAGIRLGQFIAADMIAVPLTPPLRFVVVGSPAYFAARGRPEDLDDLRAHACLRWRRTSGALALWSFNDNGQSIEIAVSGPFIASDFPGMLGAAIEGIGLAQLPEPMADEGLRTGKLLRVLDAYAPVIPGVFLYYPSRRQVLPKLRAFIDHVKSRTARPLASDS, translated from the coding sequence ATGAAGCAGAACTTCACGGTCAGGCAGGGCGCACTCGACGGCATCGAGGTCTTCCTCCGCGTGGCCGAGCATCGCAGTTTTCGCGGGGCCGCCGCGGAACTCGGCGTGACGCCGTCGGCCGTCAGTCAGGCGGTGCGTGTGCTCGAAGCCCGCATCGGCGCGGCGCTCTTTACCCGCACCACGCGCAGCGTCGGCTTGACCGAAGCCGGTGAGCGCTTTCTGGCTCGCGCCAAGCCCGCTTTTGAGGAACTCGTCGCTGCCAGCGAGGTGGCGCGTGGGCTCGGGCAGCGCCCGTCCGGCCTGTTACGACTTTCCGTGCCGCGCGCGGTCGTGCCGATCCTGCTCGAGCCGCTGATCGCGTCGTTCTGCAAGGCCAATCCAGAAGTCGAGGTGGAAGTCGCGGCCGGCAAAGAACTGATCGATCTGGCGGCGGAAGGCTTCGACGCCGGCATCCGGCTGGGTCAATTCATTGCCGCCGACATGATCGCGGTGCCATTGACGCCGCCACTGCGCTTTGTCGTGGTGGGGAGTCCTGCCTATTTCGCGGCGCGCGGCCGCCCCGAGGATCTGGACGATCTGCGCGCGCATGCATGCCTGCGCTGGCGGCGCACCAGCGGCGCGCTCGCGTTGTGGTCGTTCAACGACAACGGCCAGTCGATCGAGATCGCCGTCTCCGGTCCTTTCATCGCAAGCGATTTTCCGGGCATGCTGGGCGCGGCGATCGAAGGCATCGGGCTTGCCCAGCTACCCGAGCCGATGGCCGACGAGGGGTTGCGAACAGGCAAGCTGCTGCGCGTTCTGGATGCGTATGCACCGGTGATCCCGGGCGTGTTTCTCTACTATCCGAGCCGCCGGCAGGTTCTGCCGAAGCTGCGTGCGTTCATCGATCATGTGAAGAGCCGCACGGCGCGCCCGTTGGCTAGCGATAGTTGA
- a CDS encoding DUF4377 domain-containing protein, whose product MKYRMLLLPLVLAACAQTPEVTAPAPSATTAAANPASSTGTELLTRYHWQLSNAIDSNGNHIDALFARPDKPVQLDFSPYRITVVNSCNSMGAGYTVRKGHLQIGPMVSTMMACHDAALAALDDAISQRVRGSVDVNLLARDNAPSLQLVTDNGDTLSFTGVPTAETRYGGPGQIAFLEVAPQSVPCNHPLTPDAQCLLVRERFFDEQGLASGTPGPWQPLNQNIEGYTHTPGIRNVVRVKRFTIKNPPADGPSVTYVLDLVVESEKVGQ is encoded by the coding sequence GTGAAATACCGCATGCTGTTGTTGCCGCTCGTTCTCGCCGCTTGCGCACAGACTCCCGAAGTGACCGCGCCGGCGCCCTCGGCGACCACGGCCGCCGCGAACCCGGCGTCGTCGACCGGCACCGAGCTACTCACCCGGTACCACTGGCAACTGAGCAACGCGATCGACAGCAATGGCAACCATATCGACGCGCTGTTCGCGCGCCCGGACAAGCCGGTGCAACTGGACTTCAGTCCGTACCGGATAACTGTCGTCAATAGCTGCAACAGCATGGGCGCGGGTTACACGGTGAGGAAAGGGCATCTGCAGATCGGCCCGATGGTCAGCACGATGATGGCCTGCCACGATGCCGCCCTTGCCGCACTCGACGATGCGATCTCGCAGCGCGTGCGCGGCAGCGTCGACGTCAACCTGCTTGCGCGCGACAATGCGCCGAGCCTGCAACTGGTCACGGATAACGGCGATACGCTGAGCTTCACCGGCGTGCCCACGGCCGAGACCCGTTATGGCGGCCCCGGTCAAATAGCGTTCCTTGAAGTGGCGCCGCAGTCGGTGCCGTGCAACCATCCGTTGACGCCGGACGCGCAATGTCTACTCGTGCGCGAACGCTTCTTCGACGAGCAGGGCCTGGCGAGCGGCACGCCCGGTCCCTGGCAGCCGTTGAATCAGAATATCGAAGGCTATACGCATACACCGGGCATCCGTAACGTGGTTCGTGTCAAGCGCTTCACGATCAAGAACCCGCCTGCCGATGGGCCCTCGGTCACTTATGTGTTGGACCTGGTCGTCGAATCGGAGAAGGTAGGGCAGTGA
- a CDS encoding GlxA family transcriptional regulator, with amino-acid sequence MRIAVLALQGLFDTGLTVMLDAFSLANRFAAAKMGGRPHFELSIVGVRKKVRSGQGLAIPVQAITADLKPDWVIIPALGTGMPEQLVTALERPDVRDAAAQLLAWHAQGALLAASCIGTFLVAETGLLDHREATTTWWLGPLFRQRYPAVSLDESRMLVPSDVGVTAGAAMGHLDLALWLIRRASPELAALVSRYLLADLRSSQAPYIIPNHLAQADPLIQRFERWARDHLKQGFSLQRAAAALATSARTLQRRCQEVLGKSPLAYFQDLRVEHAQVLLHSSGLDVDAIAAEVGYVDGATLRTLLRQRLGKGVRDLRADLR; translated from the coding sequence ATGCGCATCGCCGTGCTCGCCCTGCAGGGACTGTTCGACACCGGTCTCACCGTCATGCTCGACGCATTCTCGCTCGCCAACCGGTTCGCCGCCGCGAAGATGGGCGGGCGGCCGCACTTCGAATTGTCGATCGTCGGCGTGCGCAAGAAGGTCCGCTCGGGGCAGGGGCTGGCCATACCCGTGCAAGCGATTACCGCGGACCTGAAGCCGGACTGGGTAATCATTCCCGCGCTCGGGACCGGTATGCCGGAGCAACTGGTGACGGCGCTCGAACGGCCGGACGTGCGCGACGCCGCAGCGCAACTGCTGGCATGGCACGCCCAAGGTGCGCTGCTTGCCGCGTCGTGCATCGGCACGTTCCTCGTCGCGGAAACCGGACTCCTCGATCATCGCGAAGCGACGACGACCTGGTGGCTGGGTCCATTGTTCCGGCAACGGTATCCGGCGGTGTCGCTCGACGAGTCGCGCATGCTGGTGCCATCGGATGTCGGGGTGACGGCGGGCGCAGCGATGGGGCACCTCGATCTCGCGCTGTGGCTGATCCGCCGCGCGAGCCCCGAGCTGGCCGCGCTCGTGTCGCGCTACCTGCTTGCCGACCTGCGCTCATCGCAGGCGCCATACATCATCCCTAATCATCTCGCTCAGGCTGATCCGCTGATTCAGCGTTTCGAGCGATGGGCGCGCGATCATCTGAAGCAAGGGTTCTCGCTACAGCGCGCGGCGGCCGCGCTGGCGACGAGCGCGCGCACGCTGCAACGCCGTTGCCAGGAGGTGCTCGGCAAGTCGCCGTTGGCTTACTTTCAGGACCTGCGTGTCGAGCACGCGCAAGTACTGCTGCACAGCAGCGGCCTCGATGTCGACGCGATCGCGGCCGAGGTGGGTTATGTCGACGGTGCCACGTTGCGAACACTGTTGCGCCAAAGGCTTGGCAAGGGCGTGCGCGATCTGCGTGCGGATCTGCGTTGA